The following proteins are co-located in the Pseudoalteromonas ulvae UL12 genome:
- a CDS encoding carbon starvation CstA family protein — MQSIAIVIFGIIGMLFGWFVYSKFIASKIFQMDDKFITPAHQLNDGVDYVPTNKLVLWGHHFTSVAGAAPIVGPAIAVYWGWVPAVLWVVLGTIFFAGVHDMGALWASSRHKGKSMGALSESVIGKRTRALFMVVVFLVLLMVNAVFGVVIANSFVSQPTAVLPAWAAIVFALVIGQLLHRNFNIIMLCVFGVIALYLSVYAGSIMPLALPTEMFGLSDKANWIIILFVYAAIASLLPVWVLLQPRDFINGVQLLVGLFLLYGAVFLFMPDITAPAFNTQVAVDTPSIIPLLFVTIACGAVSGFHGIVSSGTSSKQLDKDTDARFVGYLGAVGEGCLALITIVAVSGVTLALSPAEWHEVYSHLGAGSVGAFITGGANLIQSGWGIPKELASTLLAVMVVLFAGTTMDSGVRLQRYIIQEWGDIYNIKLIKNGVIATLLAVACCLLLAFGAGGSSGSGGMIIWPLFGSTNQILASLTLLVISVMLIKMGKPARYTLIPMVFVLTMAFLAGLIKLAEYYEQGNWLLVTIDAVVLVVCVMVMLEAWSVIAKHNKQQGQASEQVSDER; from the coding sequence GTGCAATCCATAGCAATTGTTATTTTCGGAATAATCGGAATGCTGTTTGGTTGGTTTGTTTACTCGAAATTTATCGCCAGCAAAATTTTCCAAATGGACGATAAGTTCATAACACCCGCTCATCAACTCAATGATGGTGTTGATTATGTGCCAACCAATAAACTCGTTTTATGGGGACATCACTTCACATCTGTTGCGGGTGCGGCACCGATAGTCGGCCCTGCTATTGCGGTTTATTGGGGCTGGGTCCCTGCGGTGCTGTGGGTTGTACTGGGCACGATTTTTTTTGCGGGTGTCCACGATATGGGCGCATTGTGGGCAAGTAGTCGCCATAAAGGCAAATCAATGGGGGCATTATCTGAGTCTGTGATTGGTAAGCGCACTCGGGCGTTGTTTATGGTGGTGGTCTTTTTAGTGCTGCTGATGGTCAATGCCGTGTTTGGTGTGGTGATTGCCAATTCATTTGTGAGCCAACCGACAGCGGTACTGCCTGCTTGGGCAGCCATTGTTTTTGCTTTAGTGATAGGGCAGTTATTACACCGTAATTTTAATATTATTATGCTGTGTGTTTTTGGTGTGATAGCACTGTATTTGAGTGTTTATGCTGGCAGTATCATGCCACTTGCGTTACCAACTGAAATGTTTGGTTTAAGCGATAAAGCCAATTGGATTATCATTTTATTTGTCTACGCAGCGATTGCCTCTTTGTTGCCGGTTTGGGTGTTATTGCAGCCACGAGATTTTATTAATGGGGTACAATTATTGGTTGGTTTATTCTTGCTCTATGGCGCAGTCTTTTTATTTATGCCTGATATCACAGCGCCAGCGTTTAATACGCAAGTAGCGGTTGATACCCCAAGTATTATTCCGCTGCTATTTGTGACAATCGCTTGTGGGGCAGTTTCTGGCTTTCATGGCATCGTGTCATCAGGAACCAGCTCAAAGCAGTTAGACAAAGATACCGATGCGCGCTTTGTTGGTTACCTTGGAGCGGTTGGTGAAGGGTGCTTAGCATTGATCACCATCGTTGCAGTGAGTGGGGTGACACTCGCTCTATCTCCGGCAGAATGGCATGAAGTTTACAGCCACTTAGGAGCGGGCAGTGTGGGAGCCTTTATTACGGGCGGAGCAAACTTAATTCAAAGTGGCTGGGGGATCCCAAAAGAACTGGCTTCAACCTTGTTGGCTGTCATGGTGGTGTTATTTGCTGGTACAACCATGGATTCTGGCGTACGTCTTCAGCGTTATATCATCCAAGAATGGGGTGATATTTATAATATTAAGCTGATTAAAAATGGCGTTATAGCGACGTTGTTAGCAGTGGCGTGTTGTTTGTTACTTGCATTTGGTGCGGGTGGCTCATCGGGTTCAGGTGGGATGATTATTTGGCCTTTATTTGGTTCGACCAATCAAATTCTTGCTAGTTTAACGCTGTTAGTGATTTCTGTGATGTTAATCAAAATGGGTAAACCTGCACGGTATACCTTGATCCCTATGGTGTTTGTTTTAACCATGGCGTTTTTAGCGGGTCTGATTAAGCTTGCAGAGTATTATGAGCAAGGAAATTGGCTGCTGGTCACGATTGATGCGGTGGTATTGGTAGTCTGTGTAATGGTGATGCTCGAAGCATGGTCAGTGATTGCCAAGCATAACAAACAGCAAGGACAAGCATCAGAACAAGTGTCTGATGAGAGATAA